A single window of Aphidius gifuensis isolate YNYX2018 linkage group LG1, ASM1490517v1, whole genome shotgun sequence DNA harbors:
- the LOC122847750 gene encoding uncharacterized protein LOC122847750 isoform X1 produces MSSKTDINHNMSLMKWSITKRLEGLTKKQLKRTYDVFLRNSEDENDTGSENEDTHVTGEEAVDLTSNRSSHHEEDDDEREASESPMDEDEEDDNNIDNIKNDAHNDPIDDDENSKKQIENLQDAENNNDGIFSLASGHTSHVTLEALQNTKVAVAQFAAKALAGCVDDSAKREFELVKSTLQELQDQQSRQIQLIDHLQQQLSITHKQSGDNIKEEGSDLTSVLSSPLGFLYPKSISSLTLNPLTIPSSLLLPTTITSPPTPSTTPTTTTMATNTLSSIGTAIPSSASVAATLAATIASRPLLHHHNMMTSSSCSTTSTSPVTVISAPSFTSHHDDSRSNSLSPVSLVLPTSTTTTTSAATTPISSSSSSSIIDTTAAVPTITTHNNNNNNPSNMLPSHPGLASISSSLASTIITNNDPLPLNEPNTLEMLQKRAQEVLDNASQGLLANNLADELAFRSGKSGSRLSPYDSKSSGGRGEPFFKHRCRYCGKVFGSDSALQIHIRSHTGERPFKCNVCGSRFTTKGNLKVHFQRHTAKFPHVKMNPNPVPEHLDKYHPPLLQQLAASGQRSLSSPPLPPPLPPPLPPLPPSLQQQQHQQQQQQQSPPPPPPPPQPPSSSSSSSTATTATTSSLLLSTTSTATTTTSSSPIIIPGGTPNTTNLHSPYRPQQQQSPCLLPPTTHGFLSPQPPLPMNIALPIAAGVLPSFYHRLPIINNCIGAINNNNNNNNDDDEQDLPENLSKSTTTTETTTATTTMPTETTAPTILSSSVSTSTTTSPSHSPRSSPLSLSMQSSSTLQTTTSLLNNNNNNNHNNNNNNTPIHSYHQHLQQQQQHLNHSETSRDSIIKREQQSSPEPRPMSCDNNNDDNMQIIPKKEPEETIDELPDEESEELFEPLSPASRNRYLDHSVSMNYHQNIINERMSQSQQFHHQQQLQLHHQQQQQQQQQQQSYEDCSMDSSKVSGHCIDDDDDDDEEMDEQPENLSARESSIRHYQQSLNYHNQSGASPASSTASSGSLQTSFAGLLYPPVTTLQNSHNNNHHQSHNVKLNNNENMMVDPARDPAVYSNLLPRPGSNDNSWESLIEITKTSETSKLQQLVDNIEHKLTDPNQCIICHRVLSCKSALQMHYRTHTGERPFKCKICGRAFTTKGNLKTHMGVHRAKPPLRVLHQCPVCHKKFTNTLVLQQHIRIHTGEPTDLSLEQIQAAEVNDFPPGYPPHHPLASFLPQGFPGLHNGPGGFPIGYPATRHLSMEHHPSHDDMDIKDRITAHYNHQRYIDEQSEDMMDDQDDVDDENNEDDDDDIDDDEQRQQRHHHLLLLHHQRQQQQQQHLQQLQQLQQQQQKQQQRDNDIMSNCDESRDKRELNDINDDDNDDNDDDIDNDDKKTEKNDNKLISSMPINFSTSLAALENQVRTITTMATSAGSISSLDKYHCSEKSTSPVSSIIGTPLDLTPRASSSPGSIVSTSTPPPPSSLPQLPSTTATSSTTTTAATTTTTAAATNPFGMFAGIIQAVSSSSSSSASSSSASSSPNNLQTSNSTIGVGVNSSNSGIGDGNGSGSGTTGVGSSMNVINPGTGGSGGGGALASLTTSSVLAASSTYNPLGLAVGGPAVRGNTTCNICYKTFACNSALEIHYRSHTKERPFKCTICDRGFSTKNDDTIMRTCKCMDQRDGSTTIQLQQQNKQNNQCGQSGQNTKSRRRRNEDKKNRGRTVIGGGRGALTSVCATSVHLPPRMPAALGLLASNHVFLGNMKQHMLTHKIRDLPSHMYGDSKQVGQSPQSGNQEQQQQQRSQELRDQRHHQDRESSHSPMEPDESSLPPPPPPPPLPPSASAPAVTQPSLPLPLPPPSSPMTPSSLHEQPMPIKRSPTEGDLPAPKRPSMSSKHLCHVCNKNFSSSSALQIHMRTHTGDKPFRCTVCQKAFTTKGNLKVHMGTHMWTNGASRRGRRMSLDLPPLPITPKDSEFLQRRPDLFYPYLPGPGFLNGVQQKLSEISVIQGNNGLPVNHPAAGKYAGLFGSLYGGGGGLNLSVGNGFPMDKGPLVPSNNSHDDGKPLVPSGSMLFHTPSPSHSPSTPSSNTGNQNSASIPPWNNETLQHHFERDGPSRDNDNESTSPPAPRLPPTSTTRGEGLAA; encoded by the exons ATGTCTTCAAAGACTGATATTAATCATAACATGAGTTTAATGAAATGGAGTATTACAAAACGATTAGAAGGTCtaactaaaaaacaattaaaacgtACATATGATGTATTTTTACGTAATTCCG AAGATGAAAATGATACAGGATCAGAAAATGAAGATACACATGTAACTGGAGAAGAAGCTGTAGATTTAACATCAAATAGATCATCACATCATGAagaggatgatgatgaaagaGAGGCATCAGAATCACCAAtggatgaagatgaagaagacgataataatatagataatattaaaaatgatgctCATAATGATcctattgatgatgatgaaaattcaaaaaaacaaattgaaaatctTCAAGAtgcagaaaataataatgatggtatattttcattggcATCTGGTCATACGAGTCATGTTACACTTGAAGcattacaaaatacaaaagtTGCTGTTGCACAATTTGCAGCAAAAGCATTGGCTGGTTGTGTTGATGACTCAGCAAAACGAGAGTTTGAATTAGTAAAAAGTACATTACAAGAATTACAAGATCAACAATCTCgtcaaatacaattaattgatcatttacaacaacaattatcaaTTACACATAAACAATCTGgtgataatattaaagaaGAAGGTAGTGATCTCACGTCAGTACTTTCATCACCACTAGGATTTTTATATCCAAAATCAATATCAAGTTTAACATTAAATCCATTAACAATACCATCATCACTATTACTACCAACAACTATAACATCACCACCAACACCATCAACAACGCcaacgacaacaacaatgGCAACAAatacattatcatcaattggtACAGCAATACCATCATCAGCATCAGTAGCAGCAACATTAGCAGCAACAATTGCATCAAGACCATTacttcatcatcataatatgATGACATCATCAAGTtgttcaacaacatcaacatcaccaGTGACTGTAATATCAGCTCCAAGCTTCACAAGTCATCATGATGATTCTCGTTCAAATAGTTTATCACCAGTATCACTTGTATtaccaacatcaacaacaacaacaacatcagcagcaacaacaccaatatcatcgtcatcatcatcatcaataattgataCAACAGCTGCAGTACCAACGATAACaacacataataataataataataatccatcAAATATGTTACCATCACATCCAGGTTTagcatcaatatcatcatcattagcatcaacaattataacaaataatgatCCATTACCACTTAATGAACCAAATACATTGGAAATGTTACAAAAACGTGCACAAGAAGTACTTGATAATGCAAGTCAAGGTTTATTAGCAAATAATTTAGCTGATGAATTAGCATTTAGAAGTGGTAAAAGTGGTTCACGTTTATCACCATACGATTCAAAATCATCTGGTGGACGTGGTGAGCCATTCTTCAAGCATCGTTGTCGTTATTGCGGCAAAGTATTTGGCAGTGATTCGGCACTACAGATCCACATTAGATCACATACAGGTGAGCGTCCATTTAAATGCAATGTATGTGGAAGCCGTTTCACTACCAAGGGCAATCTAAAGGTTCACTTTCAACGGCATACTGCTAAATTTCCACATGTTAAAATGAATCCTAATCCTGTGCCTGAACACCTTGACAAATATCATCCACCTTTATTACAACAATTGGCTGCCTCTGGGCAACgttcattatcatcaccaccattaccaccaccTCTTCCACCACCGCtaccaccactaccaccatcattacaacaacaacaacatcaacaacaacaacaacaacaatcaccaccaccaccacctccaccaccacagccaccatcatcatcatcatcatcatcaacagcaacaacagcaacgacatcgtcattattattgtcaacaacatcaacagcaacaacaacgacaTCATCCTCACCTATAATTATTCCTGGTGGTACTccaaatacaacaaatttacATTCACCGTATCgtccacaacaacaacaatcaccTTGTTTATTACCACCAACAACGCACGGTTTTTTAAGTCCTCAACCACCCTTACCAATGAATATTGCGTTACCAATTGCAGCTGGTGTTTTACCATCCTTTTATCATCGTCTtccaattataaataattgtattggtgctattaacaataataataataataataacgatgatgatgaacaaGATTTACCTGAAAATTTAAgcaaatcaacaacaacaacagaaacaacaacagcaacaacaacaatgccAACAGAAACAACAGCTCCAACGatattatcatcaagtgtatcaacatcaacaacaacatcaccaTCACATTCACCCCGTTCATCACCTTTATCATTATCCATGCAATCATCCTCAACATTACAAACTACTACCTccttattaaataacaataataataataatcataataataacaataataatactccAATTCATTCCTATCATCAAcatttacaacaacaacaacaacatcttAATCATAGTGAAACATCACGTGATAGTATTATAAAACGTGAACAACAATCATCACCAGAACCAAGACCAATGagttgtgataataataatgatgataatatgcaaataataccaaaaaaagAACCAGAAGaaacaattgatgaattaCCAGATGAAGAATCAGAAGAATTATTTGAACCATTATCACCAGCATCACGTAATAGATATTTAGATCATTCAGTATCaatgaattatcatcaaaatattattaatgaacgTATGTCACAATCACaacaatttcatcatcaacaacaattacagctacatcatcaacaacaacaacaacaacaacaacaacaacaatcataTGAAGATTGTAGTATGGATAGTAGTAAAGTAAGTGGACAttgtattgatgatgatgacgatgatgatgaagaaatgGATGAACAACCAGAAAATTTATCAGCACGTGAATCATCAATACGTCATTATCaacaatcattaaattatcataatcaaTCTGGTGCATCACCAGCAAGTAGTACAGCATCAAGTGGAAGTTTACAAACATCATTTGCTGGTTTATTATATCCTCCAGTAACAACATTACAAAAttcacataataataatcatcatcaatcacataatgttaaattaaataataatgaaaatatgatGGTTGATCCAGCACGTGATCCAGCagtatattcaaatttattaccaCGTCCAGGTAGTAATGATAATTCATGGGAAAGTcttattgaaataacaaaaacatctgaaacatcaaaattacaacaacttgttgataatattgaacATAAATTAACTGATCCAAATCAATGTATTATTTGTCATCGTGTATTATCATGTAAAAGTGCATTACAAATGCATTATAGAACACATACTGGTGAACGTccatttaaatgtaaaatatgtgGACGTGCATTTACAACAAaaggtaatttaaaaacacataTGGGTGTACATAGAGCTAAACCACCATTACGTGTATTACATCAATGTCCAGtatgtcataaaaaatttacaaatacattAGTATTACAACAACATATACGTATACATACTGGTGAACCAACAGATCTTAGTTTAGAACAAATACAAGCTGCTGAAGTTAATGATTTTCCACCAGGTTATCCACCACATCATCCATTAGCATCATTTTTACCACAAGGTTTTCCTGGTTTACATAATGGTCCTGGTGGTTTTCCAATTGGTTATCCAGCAACACGACATTTATCAATGGAACATCATCCATCACATGACGATATGGATATTAAAGATAGAATAACAGCACATTATAATCATCAACGTTATATTGATGAACAATCAGAAGATATGATGGATGATcaagatgatgttgatgatgaaaataatgaagatgatgatgatgatattgatgatgatgaacaacgacaacaacgacatcatcatcttcttcttcttcatcatcagcgtcaacaacaacaacaacaacatctacaacaattacaacaactacaacaacaacaacaaaaacaacaacaacgtgaTAATGATATTATGTCAAATTGTGATGAATCACGTGATAAACgtgaattaaatgatattaatgatgatgataatgatgataatgatgatgatattgataatgatgataaaaagactgaaaaaaatgataataaattaatatcatcaatgcctattaatttttcaacatcattAGCTGCACTTGAAAATCAAGTACgtacaataacaacaatggCAACATCAGCTGGTTCAATATCATCACTTGATAAATATCATTGTAGTGAAAAAAGTACAAGTCCAGTAAGTTCAATTATTGGTACACCACTTGATTTAACACCACGTGCATCATCATCACCTGGATCAATTGTATCAAcatcaacaccaccaccaccatcatcactGCCACAATTACCTTCAACAActgcaacatcatcaacaacaacaacagcagcaacaacaacaaccacagcagcagcaacaaatCCATTTGGTATGTTTGCTGGTATAATACAAgctgtatcatcatcatcgtcatcatctgcatcatcatcatcagcatcatcatcaccaaataatttacaaacatCAAATAGTACTATTGGTGTTGGTGTTAATAGTAGTAATAGTGGTATTGGTGATGGTAATGGTAGTGGTAGTGGTACAACTGGTGTTGGATCATCAATGAACGTGATCAATCCAGGAACTGGTGGAAGCGGTGGTGGAGGAGCACTTGCTTCACTAACAACATCCTCTGTACTTGCTGCATCATCGACCTACAATCCGCTCGGTCTCGCTGTTGGAGGCCCAGCAG TACGTGGCAACACAACGTGTAATATCTGCTACAAAACATTTGCGTGTAATTCAGCACTGGAGATACATTATCGGAGTCACACGAAGGAGCGACCATTCAAATGCACTATTTGTGACCGTGGTTTTTCAACAAAG AATGATGATACAATAATGAGAACGTGTAAATGTATGGATCAACGTGATGGAAGTACAACAATCCAATTACAACAAcagaataaacaaaataatcagTGTGGACAGAGTGGACAGAATACAAAAAGCAGGCGACGAAGGAACGAGGATAAGAAGAACCGGGGGCGGACAGTTATCGGAGGGGGGCGGGGGGCTCTGACGTCTGTCTGTGCTACCTCTGTCCACCTGCCCCCGCGGATGCCAGCCGCCCTCGGACTTCTCGCCTCGAACCACGTCTTCCTG ggtAATATGAAGCAGCACATGTTGACACATAAAATTCGTGATTTACCATCTCATATGTATGGTGATTCAAAACAAGTTGGACAATCACCACAATCTGGTAAtcaagaacaacaacaacaacaaagatCACAAGAATTACGTGATCAAAGACATCATCAAGATCGAGAAAGTTCACATAGTCCAATGGAACCAGATGAATCAAGTTTACCACCaccgccaccaccaccaccattgcCACCATCTGCATCAGCACCAGCAGTGACACAACCATCATTGCCATTACCATTACCACCACCTTCATCACCAATGACACCTTCGTCACTTCATGAACAACCTATGCCAATAAAAAGATCACCAACTGAGGGTGATCTTCCAGCCCCAAAGAGACCGA GCATGTCCAGCAAACACTTGTGTCACGTTTGCAATAAGAATTTCTCTTCATCATCGGCTCTGCAAATTCATATGAGAACACATACTGGCGACAAACCATTTAGATGCACTGTTTGTCAAAAGGCGTTTACAACCAAAGGCAATCTCAag gTTCATATGGGAACACACATGTGGACAAATGGAGCATCAAGAAGAGGCAGAAGAATGTCACTGGATTTACCACCACTTCCAATAACACCAAAAGACTCGGAATTTTTACAAAGACGACCTGATCTTTTTTATCCATATTTACCAGGTCCAGGATTTCTTAATGGTGTTCAACAAAag tTGAGTGAAATATCAGTAATTCAAGGAAACAATGGTTTACCAGTAAATCATCCAGCAGCTGGTAAATATGCTGGATTATTTGGTTCACTatatggtggtggtggtggtttaaATCTTAGTGTTGGAAATGGTTTTCCCATGGACAAAGGACCACTTGTGCCAAGTAATAATTCTCATGATGATGGTAAACCATTAGTACCATCTGGCTCAATGCTTTTTCATACACCATCACCATCACATTCACCAAGTACACCATCATCAAATACAGGCAATCAAAATTCAGCTAGTATACCACCATGGAATAATGAAACATTACAACATCATTTTGAACGTGATGGTCCATCAAGAGACAATGACAATGAATCAACAAGTCCACCAGCACCACGTTTACcaccaacatcaacaacaagagGTGAAGGACTCGCTGCGTga